One genomic region from Xenopus laevis strain J_2021 chromosome 2L, Xenopus_laevis_v10.1, whole genome shotgun sequence encodes:
- the akirin1.L gene encoding akirin-1B, whose protein sequence is MACGATLKRSMEFEALMSPQSPKRRRCAPLPGSPATPSPQRCGIRPEIQQGQQQPLGGDLRLTPEQILQNIKQEYTRYQRRRQLEGAFNQGEAGVSNEVQASCSSLTAPSSPGSLVKKDQPTFSLRQVGILCERLLKDHEDKIREEYEQILNIKLAEQYESFVKFTHDQIMRRYGARPTSYVS, encoded by the exons ATGGCATGTGGAGCGACGCTCAAGCGCTCGATGGAGTTCGAGGCCCTAATGAGCCCGCAGTCTCCCAAGCGACGCCGGTGCGCTCCTTTACCCGGGTCCCCGGCCACTCCGTCTCCTCAGAGATGCGGCATTAGGCCCGAGATACAGCAGGGGCAACAACAGCCGCTGGGAGGGGACCTTAGGCTCACTCCTG AACAAATCTTGCAGAACATAAAGCAAGAGTATACCCGCTATCAGAGACGAAGGCAGTTAGAAGGAGCATTCAATCAGGGTGAAGCTGGGGTTTCAAATGAGGTACAAGCCAGCTGCTCATCTCTCACAGCTCCATCCTCTCCAG GTTCATTGGTAAAGAAAGACCAACCAACCTTTAGCCTGCGACAGGTGGGAATACTTTGTGAGCGACTTCTGAAGGACCACGAGGACAAAATCAGGGAAGAATATGAGCAAATACTTAACATAAAACTTGCAG AACAATATGAATCATTTGTGAAGTTCACACATGACCAGATCATGCGACGATATGGAGCAAGACCTACAAGCT ATGTGTCTTGA